CTCCGGGCCGTCCTCGGCGCCGGGGGCCGGGTCGGTCGAGTCGGCGACCTCGCGGGCCTCGACGACGGCGTCGACGGACATTACCGGCTCCATGAGCGGGGTGCCCTCGCCGGCGGCGGTCTTCGCCGCCACGGCCTCCTCGACCATGGTGACGACGTCGGCCACGGAGGCGTCGCGAAGCGCCTGCACCTGCAGCGGCGGAATCTGGAAGTCGTTCTCCACGCGGTTCTTGATGCGCATGCCCATGAGGGAGTCGAGGCCGAGATCGATGAGCGGCAGCTCGCGCGGCAGATCATCGACGTCGTAGCCCATGGACTCGGAGACGATGGTGCGCAGGCGGTCCTCGACGGATTCGCCGGAGGCGGGGTCCCAGCGGACCTCCTCGACCTCGATCTCCTCGGGGAACATCGCGGCGGAGGCCGGGGACTCCTGCGGTTCCTGCACACCCGGGGTGGTGCGCGGGGTGCCGAGGTTGAGCGACGTCGCGAAGCCCTCCGCGAGCAGCGAGGTGACGCCGGTGTCGGTGACCTGGTGGACGGCGATGGACAGCCCGCCGATGGTGCGGGTGACCACGGTGGTGATCTCGCCGGCGGCCGGAAGCATGGCGTGCTCCTCGGCGGCGACGAGCTGGGCCTCCGGTGCGACGGTCTCGGCCGCGCGCTCGAGCAGGGCGAGGGCGGAGGGCACCTGGTCGGCGTTGGTGGTGAAGGCGGTGACGCCGCCCGGCAGGGTGACGCGGGTACCGGGCAGGTCGGCGCCGCGGTGGGACGACGGCCGCGCGTTGGTCCAGTAGCGCTGGTGCTTCCACGTCAGGCCCGGGGCCGGCAGAACCTCACCGTCGCCGTGGGCGAGGCCGAAGTTGACGGGCTGCCCGGCGGCGTAGAGCTTGGCCAGCAGGTCACGGACGGATTCGGCGGTGGGGACCTTGCGCTTGAGCACGTAGAGCAGCTGTGCGTCGGGCTTGCCCACACTGAACGCCGTGTTCATCATGCCCATGATGGCCACCGGGTTGGGGGCGATCTCCACGAGGATGGTGTGGCCGTGCGCGAAGGCCTGCTCGGTGGCGTCCTGGAAGAACACCGGCTGGCGGGTCATGCGCAGCCAGTAGTCGGCGTCGTGGACGGTGGTGCCGGGCTCGTGCACCACGCCACGGTCGACGGAGCTGTACAGCGGGACGGTCAGTGGCCGTGGGGTGACCCCGGCGACCTCGAATCCGAGCTCGCCGAGCAGCGGCTCGACGGCCGAGGTGTGCCCGGCGCCCTTGACGTTGAGCAGGCGGGCGAACTTGCCCTCCCCCTCGAGCTTCTCGACGAGCGCGGTGACCGCCGGCCGCGGTCCGCCCACCGTGGTCATCCCGGGGCCGGCGTACACGGCGGGTTCGATGTCGGCGAAGGTCTCGTCCGCCTCGCCGAGGGACTCGAGGTCGGCGGTGGACAGTTCCACGACGGCCATGGCGCCGAGCTGATCCTCCGGCAGGGACTTCTCGCCCTCGCCCATGAGACGGGCGCGGTGGCAGGCGATGAGCATGGCGTCATCGGCGGTGATGCCTCCGGCGGCGTATGCCGCGGCGATCTCGCCCATGGACATGCCGACGACGGCCGCCGGGGTGGCACCGTACGCGGCGAGCAGGTCGGTGAGGGCGATCTGGATGGCGGTGATGGCGACCTGGGCGGTCTCGGTGTCGTAGGTCTGCTCGTCGTCGCGGATCAGCTCGAGGACCGACCACCCGGACTCCAGGTCCACGCGGGCGTCGAGCTCCTCCATGCGCGCGAGGAACAGCGGGGAGAACTCGATGAGCTCCTTGGCCATCTTGCGGTGCTGGGACCCGAAACCGGAGTAGACGAACACGGGGCCGACGGCGGCCGGGGAGTCGGCGGCGGCGATGCCGACGGAGATCTTGCCGTCGGCCACCTGGCGCAGGCGCTTGACGGCGTCCTCCACCGTCTCGGCGCTGACGACGGCGCGGGAGCGGCCGTGGTTGCGGCGGGCCAGTGAGCGGGCCAGCGGCACGAGGTCGGTGTCGGGGCGGCCCTCGAGAAACTCGGCGAGATCCTCGGCCGCCTGTCGACGCCGCGACGGCAGCAGGCCGGACACCGGCAGCGCCACCGCGGTGGGGTGCTCGGGGTCGGTGAGCTGGGACTCCTGCGCCTGGGCGGGGGCGTCGTAGTCGGCGGGGTCGAAGGATGAGACGACGACGTGGGCGTTGGTGCCGCCGAAGCCGAAGCCGGAGACGCCGGCGATCCGGCGGCCGGAGTACTCGGGCCACTCACGCGGGTCCTGGACCACCTCGAGGCGCTCGGCGTCGAAGTCGATGTAGCGGTTCGGGGCGTCGAAGTGCGCCGACGGCGGGATGACGCCGTGAGTGAGGGCCTGGACCACCTTGATGAGGCCGGCAGCACCCGCCGCAGACTCGGCGTGGCCGATGTTGGACTTGGCGGAACCGAGCAGCGTCGGGTGCTTGAGCTCGCGGCCGCGACCGAGGACCTCACCGAGGGCGGTGGCCTCGATGGGGTCACCCAGGATGGTGCCGGTGCCGTGGGCCTCGACGTAGTCCACCTCGGCCGGGTCGACCCCGGCGTCGTCGTAGGCG
Above is a window of Corynebacterium suedekumii DNA encoding:
- the pks13 gene encoding polyketide synthase Pks13 (Pks13 is a key enzyme in mycolic acid biosynthesis.) is translated as MTVEQLRGWLRDWVAATTGLPVEEITGAKPMENFGLSSRDAVVLSGELENLLGVQLDATITYEYPTIDALAQRLIDGEPATRERTRPRSRHTGSGAATPGTHDIAIIGMAGRFPGANDVDEYWTMLVEGRDGTGELPIGRWSEYLGDEVMARKMAEQNTTGGYLDDISSFDAEFFGLSPLEAANMDPQQRIMLEVTWEALENAHLAPSDLRGTPVGVFLGSSNNDYGMLITADPAEAHPYALTGTASSIIPNRISYAFDFRGPSVSVDTACSSSLVAVHQAVRALRDGDADVAVAGGVNILASPFVSTAFGELGVISPSGHIHAFSDDADGFVRADAAGAVILKRVDDALADGDDILAVIKGSAVNSDGHSNGLTAPNPDAQIDVLERAYDDAGVDPAEVDYVEAHGTGTILGDPIEATALGEVLGRGRELKHPTLLGSAKSNIGHAESAAGAAGLIKVVQALTHGVIPPSAHFDAPNRYIDFDAERLEVVQDPREWPEYSGRRIAGVSGFGFGGTNAHVVVSSFDPADYDAPAQAQESQLTDPEHPTAVALPVSGLLPSRRRQAAEDLAEFLEGRPDTDLVPLARSLARRNHGRSRAVVSAETVEDAVKRLRQVADGKISVGIAAADSPAAVGPVFVYSGFGSQHRKMAKELIEFSPLFLARMEELDARVDLESGWSVLELIRDDEQTYDTETAQVAITAIQIALTDLLAAYGATPAAVVGMSMGEIAAAYAAGGITADDAMLIACHRARLMGEGEKSLPEDQLGAMAVVELSTADLESLGEADETFADIEPAVYAGPGMTTVGGPRPAVTALVEKLEGEGKFARLLNVKGAGHTSAVEPLLGELGFEVAGVTPRPLTVPLYSSVDRGVVHEPGTTVHDADYWLRMTRQPVFFQDATEQAFAHGHTILVEIAPNPVAIMGMMNTAFSVGKPDAQLLYVLKRKVPTAESVRDLLAKLYAAGQPVNFGLAHGDGEVLPAPGLTWKHQRYWTNARPSSHRGADLPGTRVTLPGGVTAFTTNADQVPSALALLERAAETVAPEAQLVAAEEHAMLPAAGEITTVVTRTIGGLSIAVHQVTDTGVTSLLAEGFATSLNLGTPRTTPGVQEPQESPASAAMFPEEIEVEEVRWDPASGESVEDRLRTIVSESMGYDVDDLPRELPLIDLGLDSLMGMRIKNRVENDFQIPPLQVQALRDASVADVVTMVEEAVAAKTAAGEGTPLMEPVMSVDAVVEAREVADSTDPAPGAEDGPEDATGVGVAPRDASERMVFGAWASITGTAPAGVTSALPTIDADTATQIAQRLTERSGLEITPQQVLEVSTLEPLANIVREGLETEVEGNIRVLRARQEGATRPSVFMFHPAGASTVVYQPLMRRLPEDVPVYGVERLEGSLEDRAAAYLDEIRRYADGRPVVLGGWSFGGALAYEVAHQLKDTDVEIAYIALLDTTQPSEPVPDTMEETKARWTRYSEFAKKTYGLDFPVPFEILETAGEEAMLGMLEQFLATTDASAHGLAAGVLEHQRASFVDNRILDKLDFRRWADVDVPVLLFRSERMHDGAIELEPAYASIDPDGGWSAIVDQLDIVQLAGDHLAVPDEPAIGVVGAHMTRRIEELDS